The Nomia melanderi isolate GNS246 chromosome 7, iyNomMela1, whole genome shotgun sequence genome includes a window with the following:
- the LOC143174692 gene encoding uncharacterized protein LOC143174692, translating into MVCGKPLSVETRSAIVTLHREEYSVRNIGEKFKICKSTVHLTIRRYKDTESLQDRIRPGSSRSTSNADDKQIMLMSKRNRKMTAPEITVDFNQGREKPITVSTVKRRLQEADLHGRIAIKKTIATTWKLAETTSMGKGPS; encoded by the coding sequence atggtTTGTGGAAAACCCCTAAGTGTGGAAACACGTTCGGCCATCGTTACACTTCATCGAGAAGAATATTCAGTTCGTAACATTggtgaaaaatttaaaatttgtaaatcaacTGTCCATCTGACTATTCGTCGCTATAAAGACACTGAGAGTCTCCAAGACCGTATTCGGCCTGGTTCTTCTAGATCAACTTCTAACGCTGACGACAAACAAATTATGCTTATGAGTAagcgaaatagaaaaatgacGGCTCCTGAAATTACTGTGGATTTCAATCAGGGTCGTGAGAAACCGATTACCGTTAGTACAGTTAAACGCCGTCTTCAGGAGGCTGATCTTCATGGTCGCATAGCGATAAAAAAAACCATTGCTACGACGTGGAAATTGGCTGAAACAACGTCAATGGGCAAAGGACCATCATAA